The genomic region catgcgtgcatgtgtgcgtgcgtgcttgtgtgtgtgtatgtgtgtgtatgtaaatattCAGGTAATTTTATCACAAATCACAGAACAATAGAAGCATTTATATTCATGCCATCATGTATCCTACCTGTATTAAGATGACTGACAGTACACCAGGACCAGTTGAGTTCATCAGCTCCATGAAGTAATCAGTCAGAGCCTGTCTACAGCCGCGGCTGTACAAGTTGAGTTCCTCTGATTGGTAATCGTAGTTATAGTGGGCGCTGTTATCGGTCAGTTGCAGCTGCAGGCAGGGGCGAGGGGAGGCGGGGTTACAGCAGCTGAAAGGAACACCATCCAACAGGTAACGGCCGTCCACGTTACTCCGGATGCGACTGGAGACAGAAAAAGGAGGGACAGGGAGAAAGCAGACGATGGAAACAGattacaaaaagacaaaaatgagagaagaggagagagaaagaaatgaggTGAAGAAATTGAAGGCCTGACTTTCAGGTCAATGCATACTTAAAATTAGTCAGAAATGAGCAATGCTTCTCTGCAATTGTTGTCATGTCACAACCTTTCTGTTTACTCagtctttttcatttatttcatcttTGACCCACGTTTCTATCCGTTTCTGTCATTCGTTTCAAAAGTAAAGGccaaatctatttttaatacACTATTCCTCTACCTTCACTCTACCAAATCATTCCCTTTCTCCCTCCAGCCCTCTTACAGTTTGTTTGACCTTTTTGGATGTCAAGTCTACTTATCTGCCATTCAACTACATTTATCTTCTCTTTCCTGTATACTCCTCACAAGTCCAGtttcttctctttcatcctCTCAATTCCCTGCATGGCACAACCTGCTGCTCCCTGTATTGTGATTCACTCACTCCTTGACGTCCTTGGAGGTGAAATCTAGGTATCTGTTGCTGACCCACTGAACTTCAAACCAATCCTTGAAGTTACTGTTCCCACAACAGCGAAACTCCATCTGCAGACGATCAATGGTCTCTTTCTGAAAACAGCGGCCTGGCACATCTGTGTCCTTGTAGAACCGAATACCATTCCTCAGGCCCACCTGACAGTGAAGACAAAAGAGTGAATGAGAGATTGCCATGTTTTGTTGTGCTGTATGTCAAAGATGCAGCTGTTTTCTGTTTATGTCTGTTAAAAGATTTAATTAGGTCTTGGTATTTGAAACCTGTGTTTATAGTAAATGCTGTCGGGTTTGTTGTTTAAATTCTTTCGCATTGCAACTTAAAAGGCCCACTGTTAGAGGGGGTCAAAGGGTACAGATGACCCCAGTCCCATGTCCAGGGGGGCCCCATGTAAAAGTCTATGGTGCTGGAGTGGGTGTGGATAATGGGCCAAATTTGGAACATGTTGCCTCCCTGTCTATAATTCCTAACAGCTGGCATGCTAAGACCTGTCTGATCATTACTAATGACCCCCACCTTCAGAGACTCCTCCAGGCTTCCCTGCAGGGCGTAGCTGAGCACCACAACAACGATGAGCAAACAACAGAGCACTGCAGCTACAGCAAACCAAGCCAGTAGGAAAACTTTCCAACGTGGGAAGCGGGTTGCATCCAAGGAGTCCTGACACGCACGACTTGCAACCCAGTTGGTGCCGATGGAGGCCAGGCCCACCATCATCAGGATGTTGGGCACCACGTGGATCTCTGTGTTGTCCATCACCTCAAGAAAGAAAGAGCACAGTTAAAGATAATAGCAGCCACAAGAGCAGCAGCCaactgtgaagcactttgtcaTTTCCTCCACACACTTTAGCAGCTAATAATCCTGCATTCGATTAGCCTTATCTATTCCAAAAATGACCTTGGCAGCCAAAAGATTCAATTAGCTGCTGATGTGCTGGATGCAAAGGCTACTCTAGAAATATAATGAAAAATTGAATGGATTGCCCTGGTTACAGCAAAAGTCAATTATAGACTGAGTTTATTATTGGCTGAGTTTTCAAAAGCCTGTCAGCCATAAAGCACCTCTGCCCCATTGTTGTGTTAAAATTACCAACAATAAATCCAGCCCAGTACTGTCACCAATAATATCTATCCAGTCATATGTGAGTTTAGGACAAAAGATCTCAGCCTCTGGGTGTGAAATAACTAGTTTTGTCAATGATCTGTACACATTACGCAGGTGAAGtgcaaaacaaactaaactaaTATTTTTGTCTAACAATTATAAAAGAGGCTTGCATTCTTGTAAATCATTCTGTAAGATCCTTCCTGACACTATTTTGTTGGCCACATCTTACATTTAAGACAGTCATCTAAAACATgtcaacactaacttattaacacTTAGACACTACAGAACTTATAGCTCAGGGAATCTGTCATTGGATATCAATAACTATCTGTAGCCATGTGTTCATGGCCCATCCAAATCAATCACTGATCAATCTAGCCCAATGACTACCTGGTAGAACTCATAACCTTAGCCTGCTGGTCACGTTACCTAAATTCAACACACACTGAACCCCAATTgctttgaatttgttttttgatgCAGTGGTTTTAACACAGTGTCCTCACGACTTGTCATGCATGAACGTGCCTGAGTGTTATTATGTGCATGTTTACACTAGTATTGTGTGCACtgcatgtttgtatttgtggATTAAACTGTGGtgctaaatttaaataaaagtcCCCGATTAGCAGCAGCACAGCAGACTCAGTAAACAACCACGAGCAAAGCCAAAGGTCTATGTTTGTGTAACATGAATACATTCATGCCTGTGTTTTTAAACTTGGACCTGTCTTCAAGTTGACATTGCAATAATTTGTGTACATATGAGTGTATTTTTCCTCTCCCTACCTCGGCCCTACGAAGCAGCTCTGTCTTAAGGTAAACCCCCAGACAAAAGATGATGACCCCCCACATCACTGCCATCCAGGACAGCAGCCACAGGCCTTGGGCCAGGCGCACCCGCCGCTGCTGGGTGAACTTTATCTTCAACAGCATGGCTCTCTAACATGCACCAATCAACGCAAAATACAGGGGAAAAAAGTAAGAGAAGGGGAGtaggagagaagaggaaggagTTCTGTCAAGTCTGGTCAACACTTGAGATGCAGAGAAGGTCAGCTGCATGTAAAGAGACAAACCCAACAGAGGTCACAAGAGGGTGTTTTCAATGTTGCAGAAACACAGTGGTCAATACAGGCCTTGTGCTTTGTTGTCTGGTGAGTCATTAGCA from Etheostoma spectabile isolate EspeVRDwgs_2016 chromosome 10, UIUC_Espe_1.0, whole genome shotgun sequence harbors:
- the rom1b gene encoding rod outer segment membrane protein 1b, with translation MLLKIKFTQQRRVRLAQGLWLLSWMAVMWGVIIFCLGVYLKTELLRRAEVMDNTEIHVVPNILMMVGLASIGTNWVASRACQDSLDATRFPRWKVFLLAWFAVAAVLCCLLIVVVVLSYALQGSLEESLKVGLRNGIRFYKDTDVPGRCFQKETIDRLQMEFRCCGNSNFKDWFEVQWVSNRYLDFTSKDVKDRIRSNVDGRYLLDGVPFSCCNPASPRPCLQLQLTDNSAHYNYDYQSEELNLYSRGCRQALTDYFMELMNSTGPGVLSVILIQLSVCLSLRYLQTAVEGTMALEDPEGDSEGYLLEKGVKETLEDLKANALKMLKFGQVDPNAAEGSSETADAEKAEKTASPTPAS